In the genome of Actinomycetota bacterium, the window CGGCCCTGAAGGAAGGGCTGAGCCGGGAAAGGGACGAGAACGGCCAGCCGCTCTTCCCGGCCATGCCCTACATACTGGTGGTCATTGACGAGCTGGCGGATCTCATGATGGTCGCCCCGGCGGAGGTGGAGGACTCCATCGCCCGCATCGCTCAGATGGCCAGGGCGGTGGGGATTCACCTGGTGGTGGCCACCCAGCGCCCGTCGGTGGACGTGGTGACCGGCCTGATCAAGGCCAACATGCCTTCCCGCATTGCCTTCACCGTGGCCAGCCAGGCGGATTCCAGGGTCATCCTGGACGTGGGCGGGGCGGAGAAGCTGGTGGGGCACGGCGATATGCTTTTCCTCCCCGCGGGGACCTCCAGGCCCCTGCGGGTGCAGGGCGCCTATGTCTCGGAGAGGGAGATCGCCGCCATAACCGGGTACATCAAGCGCCAGAAACGGGCCGAGTACAGCGAGGACATCATGGAGGAGGCGGGAGGGGAGAAGAGGGAGAAGGAACACGAGGACGAACTCCTGGACGAGGCCATCGAGATCGTGGTGCGCTCCGGGATGGCCTCCGCATCCCTTCTGCAGAGGAAGCTCCGGGTGGGCTACGCTCGCGCCGCGCGGCTGGTGGACATCATGGAGGACCTGGGTATCGTCGGCGGTTTCGAGGGCAGCAAGCCCCGTGCCGTCTTGATGACCGAGGAGGAGCTGGAGGAGATGAAGCGCCGCCGGGAGAGGTCTCGGGAAGCCGGGGGCGAGCCCTCCACGGCAGGCGGCATCACCTAGCCTCCCCGGCCATTATGTATCACCTGGCCTCTCCAGCCCTTTTCTACCTTTCGAGAAGACAGACCCTCTCCGGGAAGACGATGTTGATGTCGACGTTGGCAAGGAACCCGCAGCCTACGGCCATTACCGGGAGAGGACTGCCTGACCGGTGCGAAAACCGTGTGCACGCCCGGTTTAAGGCTGCCGGAGGTTGGGAACAGAAATTAAATTGGAGCCTTGCGTAGGCGGGCCTTTGCGGTCACCCTGCGGGCACGGAAAGGGACCGCGAGCTTGTGGTTCGACGTGGAGGCTCCGGGTCGCCTTCAGACAAAGAATGGAAATCCGGACCAAAGGCGGAAGAGCGAAAATACATCGTTGCTGCTGGAACGCGTAACGGGGAGGCATTGAGGAGCAGCTCGACAGGTTTGCTATAATCGATATCGGGGACCGTCGCCGAACATATTTGGAGGTAACCGGTTCTTAGGCGAGGACAATTTTCATGGGGGAACGGGAGGGGGAGTTGGCCAACAAGCTGGCTATGGAGGTGGAAAAGATACTCTCCGCGGCGGTGGGCGACTTCATCGCCAAGGCCACGGTGAAGAAGAATTGCGAACTTATCGGGACCACACCGGACGAGCTCACCATGGAGCATCTCCCGGCACTTGCGGAAAAGATCGAGAGGTCGGTCTCCTTCTTCTCCGGCCGGGAAGTGGGCAGCGGGGTGGCCGAAAAGATCAAGTCCCTGAGGATTTGACCCCAGGCCGCGGCGCGGACCCATGTACCCGCCACCTGTTGGCGCACTTCCGGAAACCGCGGTTCCCTTACCCCTGCGGGGAAGGTGCACGAGTACCATGTATTTTCACCTGACCACCCTGGGGTGCCCCAAGAACCAGGTGGATTCGGACTACCTGGCCAGCCTGCTCCTGAGGGCCGGATGGAAATTTCAGGAAGATCCATCCCGGGCGGACCTGGTCATCGTGAACACCTGCTCCTTCATCGTGCCCGCGGTGGAGGAGTCCGTGGAGGCGGTCCTGGAGCTGGCGGAGGCGCGCGAGGGAGGCGGCCTGCTGATGGTGGCGGGGTGCCTGGTGTCCCGCTACGGGCCGGAGACGCTGGCCCGGTTGTTGCCGGAGGTGGACCTTTTTCTTTCCCCGGCCGAATATCCTCGGGTTCTCTCCATCCTGGAAGGACGGCATGACCCGGCGCGGGAGCGAACCGGAAAGGTGGAAGCGCGCACCTCCACCAAGCACACCAGGCCCTCTCCGATGGCGGAGGCGGAGGAACGGCCCGGAGAAACTGCGGCGCGTGCCTACTCTTCCACCCTGCACAGGGGTTACGTGTACGTGAAGGTGAGCGAGGGATGCCACCGCCACTGTTCCTACTGCGCCATACCCCGCATACGGGGGCCCCTGGTCTCTCGCCCCGAGGGGGAGATAATCGAGGAAGTATCCTTCTTTCTCCGCCGGGGAGCGCGGGAGATAGTCCTGGTGGGGCAGGATACCACCTCCTACGGGAGGGATCGGGAAGGAAAGGGTCGCCTTCCCTCGCTCCTCAAGGAGCTCTCCTCGCTGAATGGTGATTTCCGCATCAGGGTCATGTACATGCACCCTGACGGCGTGGAAGAACCCCTCCTGGAAGCCATGGACCACCCCAGGATTTATCCCTACTTCGACCTGCCCTTCCAGCACGTGGACCCTGTGGTGCTGCGGGCCATGGGCAGAAGGGGTGACCTCGATTCCTGCCGCAGACTGGTGAAGACCATACGCCGGGAGTTCCCGGAGGCGGCTTTGAGGGCCACCTTCATGGTCGGCTTTCCCGGCGAGGATGCCTCTTCCTTCCAGCGGCTGTACCGTTTCGTGGAGGAATCTCGTTTTGACTGGCTGGGTCTTTTTGGCTATTCTCAGGAAGAAGGTACCCCGGCCTATCCCCTTGGAAAGGGTTCTTCGCGTCAGGTTAAAGGGGATCGCCTGCGGAAGCTTTCCCTGCTCCAGGAGGAGATAATGCGGGACAGGGCGCAGCAGGCGGTGGGGAGGGACCTTCGAGTGCTGGTGGAGGGGGAGAGCGACGAGGCGCCCGGTTACTGGGAGGCCCGCTCCTATCGAGAAGCGCCCGAGGTGGATGGAGTGGTCTTCATACCCCACGGTGGGGACCTGAAGGCCGGCGAGTGGTGCGAGGTCCGGATAACCGCCGCGGAGGGCATCGACGTCATCGCCGTCCCCAGGGGAAGACTCGAGGAACGGGAGAGGACGATACCCCTCCCGGCCGATAGGGATGCAAAGAACACCGGGAGGGGATTCGTCCCGGCCGGTGAAGGAGAGCAGGCCCCGCGGGGTTCTCGGTGAAAGGAAGGTTTCCTTGCCCATACCAGTTATTGCCAAGTGGAAGGAGAAGGTGGGGGTTTCCGGCGCGGATGAATGGAACCTGCCCAATGCCCTTACCCTGTCGCGTATCCTGATCTCCCCGCTGATCGTGGCCCTTCTCCTGAAGGAAAGCCGCCGCAGGAACCGCCTGGCGGCGGCGGCGCTGGGCGTGGCGGCCCTCACCGATTTCCTGGACGGTTTCCTGGCTCGGAGACAGGGTAACGAAACCAGGCTGGGGCAGTTCCTGGACCCCCTCGCGGACAAGATATGCATCTCCTCCGTTTTCGTCATGCTGGCTCGACGCGGCCGCCTCGCCGGCTGGGTCCCGGGGGTGATCATCGGCCGCGAGGCCCTGATCACCCTCTTCCGGGTGTACGCCGGAAGCCGGGGGGGCTCGGTGCCGGCGAGCGTATGGGGAAAACTGAAGACCAATTCACAGCTTCTGGCCCTTCTGGCGGTGATAATGGAGGAACAGGGGAAGAGGCCCGGAGCGCTGCGCGATGCCGCTGTGGCCGGGGCGGTGGCCCTCACCGTCTATTCCGGGCTGGATTACATGCTCAAGGCCAGGCGCTATCTGCCTCCTGCGGAAGGAGGGTGAGGCGTGAAGAGGTGTGCCCTCCTGGCCGTGGGCGATGAGCTCCTCGACGGCAGGATCACCAATACCAACTCCGACTTCATATCCTCCCGTCTCCTGCCCCTGGGGTGGAAGGTAGTGCTGCGCGCGGAGGTGGGTGATGACCTGGAAACACTTTCCTCCACCGTGGCCTTCGCCCTGGAGGCCTGCGACCTCCTCGTGGTGACCGGAGGGCTGGGTCCCACCGGGGACGACCTGACGCGGGAGGCGGTGGCCCGGTCCCTGGGGCGGGAACTGGAGAGGGACCCCGAGGTGGAGGAGAGGCTGCGCTCCTTCTTCTCCACCATGGGTAGGGAGATGTCGCCCTCCAACGCCAGGCAGGCGGACCGGGTGCGGGGAGCGGAGTGGCTGCACGCCCGCCTGGGGACGGCGCCGGGGCAGTGGATAGAGGAATCCGGCAGGATCATCGTTTTGCTCCCCGGGGTTCCGCGGGAGATGCGGGACATGCTGGATAACGACGTGATTCCTCGCCTGAGGGAAAGGTATCCGGGAGGGGAGATGGCCGCCGCCGTTCTCCTGGTGGCCGCCCGCCCGGAGTCCGAGGTGGGGGAACTGGTGGGCGAGGTCCTCGGGGAACTGGAGGGCCTGAAAGTATCCTACCGGGCCCTGACCGGGCAGGTTGAGGTGCGCCTCACCGCGGAGGACGGGAGCCTGGTGGAGGAGGGGATGAAGAGGGTAAGGGAAGTGCTGGGCGACTGGGTGGTGGCGGAGGGCGAGGAGAGCCTGGAGGGAAACCTGGGACGTGAGCTGCGGGAGCGGGGACTGACCCTGGCGGTGGCCGAATCGTGTACCGGCGGGATGATCGGGGAGAGGATAACCCGGGTGTCGGGAAGCTCGGACTATTTCCGGGGCGGGGTGGTGGCCTACAGTTATCAAGCCAAGGAGGAACTTCTGGGCGTGGACGCCGTTTTGTTGCGCGAGAAGGGGGCCGTCAACGAGGAGGTGGCCGCGGCCATGGCCAGGGGAGTAAGGGAGAGGCTGGGCGCGGACCTGGGCCTCTCCGTGACCGGGGTGGCCGGCCCGGGCCAGGGAGGGGAGAGGGAACCGGTGGGCACGGTGGCCCTGGCCATCGTGGATGGGAAGGAGACCTCGGCCTTCAAGTACCGCCTTCCCGGGAACCGGGAGATGGTGCGCACCTTCGCCGCCAACATCGCCCTGGCCCTTGCCTATTTCCGGGTGCGGGGCGTGAAGGTGGAAAGGCTGCGTTGAGGACGCGGGGGTCCGGGGCCGGGCATCGAAGAGCGACGGCGGGGATCGCGGAGCATGGGAAAGAAGGCGGAGGAAGGCGAAAGGATACGGCTCTTCGTAGCCCTAGACCTTCCGGAGGAGGTGCGGGAGAGGATCGTGACGGCGGCGAGAAAGCACGCCGGGCTCCTTCCCCAGGCCCGCTGGGTGAGGAAGGAAAACCTGCACCTGACCTTGAAATTCATCGGAGAATATCCCGGGAGGAAGGTGGAGAAACTGGTGACCATCGTGGAGGGCGAGACGGCGAAAAAAGAGCCGTTCACGGCTTCCCTGAGGGGTTGCGGTGGTTTTCCCTCCCCCGGTAGGGCTCGCGTCATTTGGGTGGGGATGGAGAAGGGGGAAAAGGAGGCGGCCGCCCTGGCCGCCGAGCTAGACGCCGGCCTGGCGAAGGCGGGGGTGAAGAGGGAGACGCGCCCTTTCCGGGGCCACCTCACCCTGGCACGGCTAAGGAATCCCGCGGATTGCTCCTCCTGGCTGGCCTCTCTCGAGGAGGACCTCGCCGGGCTGGAGGAGATGGACTTCCGAGTGGAAGATATAACCCTCTATCGTAGCATACTCTCCGCGGAAGGCCCCACCTACGTGCCACTGAGGCGGTTCGAACTGGGGAGGTAGTGCCGTGACCGGAATTAAGCTGGCCCCCTCCCTCCTCAACGCCGACTTCGCCGACCTTCGCGGGGCCGTGTCCTACATCGAGGGGCTGGCGGACGCGGTCCACCTGGACGTGATGGACGGCAACTTCGTGCCCAACATCACCTTCGGCCCCCTGGTGGTGCGGGCGG includes:
- the rimO gene encoding 30S ribosomal protein S12 methylthiotransferase RimO yields the protein MYFHLTTLGCPKNQVDSDYLASLLLRAGWKFQEDPSRADLVIVNTCSFIVPAVEESVEAVLELAEAREGGGLLMVAGCLVSRYGPETLARLLPEVDLFLSPAEYPRVLSILEGRHDPARERTGKVEARTSTKHTRPSPMAEAEERPGETAARAYSSTLHRGYVYVKVSEGCHRHCSYCAIPRIRGPLVSRPEGEIIEEVSFFLRRGAREIVLVGQDTTSYGRDREGKGRLPSLLKELSSLNGDFRIRVMYMHPDGVEEPLLEAMDHPRIYPYFDLPFQHVDPVVLRAMGRRGDLDSCRRLVKTIRREFPEAALRATFMVGFPGEDASSFQRLYRFVEESRFDWLGLFGYSQEEGTPAYPLGKGSSRQVKGDRLRKLSLLQEEIMRDRAQQAVGRDLRVLVEGESDEAPGYWEARSYREAPEVDGVVFIPHGGDLKAGEWCEVRITAAEGIDVIAVPRGRLEERERTIPLPADRDAKNTGRGFVPAGEGEQAPRGSR
- the pgsA gene encoding CDP-diacylglycerol--glycerol-3-phosphate 3-phosphatidyltransferase, encoding MPIPVIAKWKEKVGVSGADEWNLPNALTLSRILISPLIVALLLKESRRRNRLAAAALGVAALTDFLDGFLARRQGNETRLGQFLDPLADKICISSVFVMLARRGRLAGWVPGVIIGREALITLFRVYAGSRGGSVPASVWGKLKTNSQLLALLAVIMEEQGKRPGALRDAAVAGAVALTVYSGLDYMLKARRYLPPAEGG
- a CDS encoding competence/damage-inducible protein A, with protein sequence MKRCALLAVGDELLDGRITNTNSDFISSRLLPLGWKVVLRAEVGDDLETLSSTVAFALEACDLLVVTGGLGPTGDDLTREAVARSLGRELERDPEVEERLRSFFSTMGREMSPSNARQADRVRGAEWLHARLGTAPGQWIEESGRIIVLLPGVPREMRDMLDNDVIPRLRERYPGGEMAAAVLLVAARPESEVGELVGEVLGELEGLKVSYRALTGQVEVRLTAEDGSLVEEGMKRVREVLGDWVVAEGEESLEGNLGRELRERGLTLAVAESCTGGMIGERITRVSGSSDYFRGGVVAYSYQAKEELLGVDAVLLREKGAVNEEVAAAMARGVRERLGADLGLSVTGVAGPGQGGEREPVGTVALAIVDGKETSAFKYRLPGNREMVRTFAANIALALAYFRVRGVKVERLR
- the thpR gene encoding RNA 2',3'-cyclic phosphodiesterase — its product is MGKKAEEGERIRLFVALDLPEEVRERIVTAARKHAGLLPQARWVRKENLHLTLKFIGEYPGRKVEKLVTIVEGETAKKEPFTASLRGCGGFPSPGRARVIWVGMEKGEKEAAALAAELDAGLAKAGVKRETRPFRGHLTLARLRNPADCSSWLASLEEDLAGLEEMDFRVEDITLYRSILSAEGPTYVPLRRFELGR